A stretch of Deltaproteobacteria bacterium DNA encodes these proteins:
- a CDS encoding radical SAM protein produces the protein MWSISERARQRLANETRLFSAQEEGEIPICLIYPNRYAVGMSNLGFQAAYKIFAQDPRCRCERAFAPETDEAEILQRTRAPLTSLESQRLLTDFELLAFSLSFETDYPHILSILEQAHVPLLARDREAQHPIVIAGGPATFLNPEPVADFIDLFLIGEGEEMIPEFLERYAEVRTARGTREEKLQALSEVEGAYRPSLFTSRYDDQGRIAGVEYHGTGQPRVRRRLIQNLDAYPTASQLLTSETVFGDMYLVEASRGCEWGCRFCAAGFMYRPVRYRSEESLRRSVEEGLQHRSTIGLIGAEMASQPGIAAVCDFIGQAGGRASPSSLKADVITKELAQTLGAQSNRSVTVAPEAGSERMRRVINKNLTEPEILRAAEWLTGGGVQAMKLYFMVGAPTEMPEDVDAIADLTAKIHERFCGRNGKVGSLTLSVNAFSPKPWTPFQWEPMEAIPVLRDKLTGLKKRLARLPRVTVDTESPREAYYQTLLSRGDRRTSQILLDTHYNGGDWWSVVQQLRRAAKSQTPASSASGPVLDPDFFVHRRYDYNETLPWDFIDHSVKKQYLWVEWRKALLERQTPPCDVSTCHSCSAC, from the coding sequence ATGTGGTCGATCAGCGAACGGGCGCGTCAGCGCCTTGCCAACGAAACCCGACTTTTCTCCGCACAAGAGGAAGGCGAGATCCCCATCTGCCTCATTTACCCCAATCGTTATGCCGTCGGGATGTCGAACTTAGGTTTCCAAGCGGCCTACAAAATCTTCGCTCAGGACCCCCGCTGCCGCTGCGAACGCGCGTTTGCTCCAGAGACAGATGAAGCCGAAATCCTCCAGCGTACCCGAGCACCGCTCACCTCGCTCGAAAGCCAGCGTCTGTTGACGGACTTCGAGCTATTGGCGTTTTCCTTGTCGTTCGAGACCGATTACCCGCATATTCTGAGCATTCTGGAGCAGGCCCACGTGCCGCTGCTCGCACGCGACCGCGAGGCGCAGCATCCGATCGTGATCGCCGGCGGCCCGGCCACCTTTCTGAACCCGGAACCCGTAGCCGATTTCATCGACCTATTCCTCATCGGTGAAGGGGAAGAAATGATCCCCGAGTTTCTCGAACGCTACGCCGAGGTAAGAACCGCACGCGGCACGCGAGAAGAAAAACTTCAGGCGTTAAGCGAAGTGGAAGGCGCGTACCGTCCGAGTCTGTTTACCTCGCGCTACGATGACCAGGGGCGCATTGCCGGGGTCGAGTATCATGGCACCGGTCAGCCCCGGGTGCGGCGGCGGCTGATTCAAAACTTGGATGCCTATCCGACGGCCTCGCAACTGCTCACTTCAGAGACCGTCTTTGGCGATATGTATCTGGTGGAAGCAAGCCGCGGCTGCGAGTGGGGGTGCCGCTTCTGCGCCGCCGGGTTCATGTATCGCCCCGTGCGCTATCGCAGCGAGGAGTCGCTACGCCGTAGTGTCGAGGAAGGGCTGCAACATCGCTCCACCATCGGACTCATCGGCGCAGAGATGGCGAGCCAGCCCGGGATTGCGGCAGTGTGCGACTTTATCGGTCAAGCTGGCGGGCGTGCCTCTCCATCTTCGTTGAAGGCGGATGTCATCACTAAAGAACTCGCCCAGACCCTGGGCGCACAAAGCAATCGCTCCGTGACTGTGGCACCGGAAGCCGGCTCCGAACGGATGCGGCGAGTCATCAACAAGAACCTGACCGAGCCGGAAATTCTCCGCGCGGCGGAATGGCTGACCGGCGGCGGCGTGCAAGCCATGAAACTCTACTTCATGGTCGGCGCGCCAACCGAAATGCCGGAGGATGTAGACGCCATCGCTGATCTCACGGCCAAGATCCACGAGAGATTCTGTGGACGCAACGGTAAGGTGGGGAGCCTCACGCTCTCGGTCAACGCCTTCTCTCCCAAGCCCTGGACCCCGTTCCAGTGGGAGCCCATGGAGGCGATTCCTGTCCTGCGCGACAAGTTGACCGGCTTGAAGAAGCGCCTCGCTCGCTTGCCGCGTGTGACGGTGGATACCGAATCGCCCCGCGAAGCTTACTATCAAACGCTGCTGTCTCGTGGGGATCGTCGCACCAGCCAGATTCTGCTCGACACGCACTACAATGGCGGCGATTGGTGGAGCGTGGTCCAGCAACTGCGTCGTGCGGCGAAATCCCAGACGCCCGCCTCTTCAGCATCCGGCCCGGTGCTCGATCCCGATTTTTTCGTGCACCGTCGTTACGACTACAACGAGACTCTGCCGTGGGATTTCATCGACCACTCGGTGAAGAAACAGTATCTCTGGGTGGAATGGCGGAAAGCGCTCCTCGAGCGGCAAACGCCGCCGTGCGATGTGTCCACCTGTCATAGCTGTTCGGCGTGCTAA
- the acpS gene encoding holo-ACP synthase has translation MIIAIGNDLAEVDRIRTALERPHTGARFRNRVYTPNEQEYCERRRVAKYQSYAARFAAKEATMKALGRGWGRYVGWLDIEVVRPHGSRPQIVLHGKAKEYAASLGIVRFHLALTHTAALAEAVVVAEGEDTSSSI, from the coding sequence ATGATTATCGCCATCGGAAACGATTTAGCCGAAGTTGACCGCATTCGCACCGCGTTAGAGCGTCCACACACCGGCGCGCGCTTTCGTAATCGCGTCTACACCCCGAACGAGCAGGAGTATTGCGAGCGCCGGCGCGTGGCCAAATATCAAAGCTACGCAGCACGTTTTGCGGCCAAAGAGGCAACCATGAAAGCCCTCGGTCGCGGCTGGGGACGCTACGTCGGCTGGCTCGACATCGAAGTGGTTCGTCCGCACGGCTCACGCCCGCAGATCGTGCTCCACGGTAAAGCCAAAGAATACGCCGCTTCCCTTGGCATCGTGCGTTTCCACCTAGCCCTCACCCATACCGCCGCGCTAGCGGAAGCTGTGGTCGTTGCTGAAGGGGAGGATACATCCTCATCGATTTAA
- a CDS encoding SUMF1/EgtB/PvdO family nonheme iron enzyme — protein MGCNAQVDTGCSNDERPGRMVFLDAFAIDIYEVTVAAYRQCVEAGKCTAPNTGGSCNWNTSDRAQHPINCVDWSQANAYCRWAGKRLPTEAEWEKAARGTDRRVYPWGNAWDATKANVSTNGTVAVGSYPAGKSPYGALDMSGNVWEWTADWYADAYYHNGPVKNPKGPESGQVRSVRGGS, from the coding sequence ATGGGCTGCAACGCGCAGGTGGATACGGGTTGTTCTAATGATGAGAGACCGGGGCGCATGGTCTTTCTTGATGCGTTTGCTATCGACATCTACGAAGTGACGGTGGCGGCCTATCGGCAGTGTGTGGAGGCGGGGAAATGCACGGCTCCGAATACGGGTGGTTCCTGCAATTGGAATACGTCGGATCGTGCCCAACATCCGATCAATTGCGTGGATTGGAGCCAAGCGAATGCCTACTGTCGCTGGGCGGGGAAGCGGCTGCCGACGGAAGCCGAATGGGAGAAGGCGGCACGGGGAACAGACCGGCGCGTGTATCCATGGGGGAATGCTTGGGACGCAACGAAGGCCAATGTGAGTACGAATGGCACGGTTGCCGTGGGGTCGTACCCGGCAGGGAAAAGCCCGTATGGAGCGCTCGACATGAGTGGGAACGTGTGGGAGTGGACGGCGGACTGGTATGCTGATGCTTACTACCACAATGGCCCGGTGAAGAACCCGAAAGGTCCGGAGAGTGGGCAGGTTCGTTCCGTGCGCGGTGGGTCGTAG
- a CDS encoding ABC transporter ATP-binding protein, translating to MLLRVRDLKTYFHTKEGAAKAVDGVSFDIDAGETVALVGESGCGKSITALSIIQLVPQPAGYHPSGAVEFLGQDVMRLPAADMRKLRGSAISMIFQEPMTALNPVLTIGYQLTEPLLYHQGLTQTEAERKAIDLLGQVYIPDPEQRFREYPHQLSGGMKQRVMIAMAMACEPRLLIADEPTTALDVTIQAQILDLMKELQRKKGTAILLITHDLGVVAEMADRVAIMYAGRIVELAERERLLHNPAHPYTVKLLQSLPSGDQRSRALQTIEGRVPSPQHYPPGCRFTDRCHVAQSVCRTVDPVLLPIEADHEAACLLYDERRQGRKVTTREVQTTQPPRPRASGDSAGEPLIRIDNLKVHFPIRKGVFKKIVGHVKAVDGVDLAIRKGQTLALVGESGCGKSTLGKALLQLIRPTDGQVRIAGTDLTQLDRSALHPYRRKLQVIFQDPYSSLNQRMMVGEIVMEGMAAHGIGRNRAEREERAKALLAQVGLGPEAMHRYPHEFSGGQRQRISIARCLAVEPEFIVCDEATSALDVSVQAQILNLLETLQSELGLTYLFITHNLGVVEYLADEVAVMYLGRIVEKGTTEEVFRTPRHPYTQALLSAIPRLDPTSGVEKIRLSGDVPSPVNPPPGCHFHTRCPHAMPRCREQYPPAYVQSETHTVSCFLHEPATQATRESARPEVVAQ from the coding sequence ATGCTGTTGCGTGTACGTGACCTCAAAACCTATTTCCACACCAAGGAAGGCGCCGCCAAGGCTGTAGATGGTGTCTCCTTCGATATCGATGCTGGAGAAACCGTTGCTCTCGTGGGCGAGTCCGGCTGCGGCAAGAGCATCACTGCGCTGTCCATCATCCAGCTCGTCCCTCAACCTGCCGGGTACCATCCAAGCGGCGCGGTCGAATTCCTTGGGCAGGATGTGATGCGTCTACCGGCGGCAGACATGCGTAAACTGCGCGGCAGCGCCATCTCCATGATCTTCCAGGAGCCGATGACCGCGCTCAATCCGGTGCTGACTATCGGCTATCAACTCACCGAGCCGCTTCTCTACCACCAAGGTCTGACCCAAACGGAAGCCGAGCGCAAAGCCATCGACTTGCTTGGCCAGGTATACATTCCCGATCCCGAGCAACGGTTTCGCGAATACCCTCATCAGCTTTCCGGCGGCATGAAGCAGCGCGTCATGATCGCCATGGCCATGGCGTGTGAACCGCGATTGTTGATCGCCGACGAACCCACGACAGCGCTCGACGTCACGATCCAAGCGCAAATCCTCGACCTCATGAAGGAGCTGCAGCGCAAGAAAGGCACGGCGATTCTGCTCATTACCCACGACCTTGGCGTGGTTGCGGAAATGGCGGATCGCGTCGCCATTATGTACGCTGGACGCATTGTCGAGCTGGCGGAGCGGGAGCGCTTGTTGCACAATCCCGCGCATCCGTACACGGTCAAACTGCTTCAGTCGCTTCCCTCCGGGGATCAGCGCAGCCGCGCCTTGCAGACTATCGAAGGGCGCGTGCCGTCTCCGCAACACTACCCGCCGGGGTGTCGGTTCACCGACCGCTGCCACGTCGCCCAATCTGTCTGCCGGACGGTCGATCCGGTGTTATTGCCGATCGAAGCCGACCATGAAGCCGCGTGCCTGTTGTATGATGAGCGACGCCAAGGGCGCAAAGTGACGACCCGCGAAGTCCAGACCACACAACCGCCTCGGCCACGCGCGTCAGGCGACTCCGCCGGCGAGCCCTTGATTCGGATCGACAATCTCAAGGTGCACTTCCCGATTCGCAAGGGCGTCTTCAAGAAGATCGTCGGTCATGTCAAAGCGGTGGATGGGGTGGATCTTGCCATTCGCAAAGGCCAGACCCTGGCGTTGGTCGGTGAATCCGGCTGCGGCAAGAGCACGCTCGGCAAAGCCCTGCTGCAACTCATCCGGCCGACCGACGGTCAAGTACGTATTGCCGGCACGGATCTCACACAGCTTGACCGCTCCGCTTTGCACCCTTATCGCCGCAAGCTCCAGGTTATTTTCCAAGATCCCTATTCCTCGCTCAATCAGCGCATGATGGTGGGCGAGATTGTGATGGAAGGCATGGCCGCGCACGGGATTGGCCGCAACCGCGCCGAGCGGGAAGAGCGTGCCAAAGCCCTGCTGGCGCAAGTAGGTCTCGGGCCGGAAGCCATGCACCGCTACCCACACGAATTTTCCGGCGGGCAACGGCAACGTATCAGTATTGCCCGCTGCCTCGCTGTCGAGCCGGAGTTTATCGTGTGCGACGAGGCCACCAGCGCGCTGGATGTCTCCGTGCAAGCGCAGATTCTCAATTTGCTGGAAACGCTTCAGTCCGAGCTGGGGCTAACGTATCTGTTCATCACCCACAACCTGGGGGTGGTGGAATACTTGGCGGATGAAGTAGCGGTGATGTACTTGGGCCGCATCGTCGAAAAAGGCACGACGGAGGAAGTGTTCCGCACCCCGCGCCATCCCTACACCCAAGCCTTATTATCCGCGATTCCCAGACTCGACCCGACCAGCGGCGTGGAAAAGATCCGCCTCTCGGGCGACGTGCCCTCGCCGGTCAACCCACCGCCGGGCTGCCATTTTCATACCCGCTGCCCCCACGCCATGCCTCGGTGTCGCGAGCAGTATCCGCCTGCCTACGTACAGTCCGAGACCCATACGGTGAGTTGTTTTCTGCATGAACCGGCAACCCAAGCGACGAGAGAGTCCGCGCGACCGGAGGTTGTTGCTCAATAG
- a CDS encoding ABC transporter permease gives MNGVWTSLGFRPVFLWSDVLIYLLLLCGGTWLGFAARREYWRVALRQIAINRTAMLCFGVLCLYGTVGLLDTLHFRKISSELPAGGAIHSVLDVLCTPLIASREKTYSAPLAIQQFSKENVTSPDGKQTREYPRLQFAGSTLQGQHEQPSDIRTKLRVGVLWGVGLGLPLFILVRWATGRVGAGSFAFVVAIALAAIAALSPHYHLLGTDKTGQDVFYVALKSVRTGLVIGTLTTLIVTPFAILCGVLAGYFGGWVDDIIQYVYSTLESIPDILLIAAAMLIFQVGLTEEETIVSADKRLVYLCVIMGITSWTGLCRLLRAEVLKLREIEYVQAADAFGVNRMHIILRHLVPNVMHIVLISIVLRFSGLVLAEAVLAYVGIGVDPSMQSWGNMINQARLELAREPVVWWNLFAAFVFMLGLVLPANLFGDAVRDALDPRLRTR, from the coding sequence ATGAATGGCGTGTGGACCTCTCTCGGCTTTCGCCCGGTCTTCCTGTGGAGCGATGTGCTGATTTATCTGCTTCTGCTCTGTGGCGGGACGTGGCTGGGGTTCGCCGCACGGCGCGAATACTGGCGTGTGGCGCTACGACAGATCGCTATCAATCGCACAGCCATGCTGTGTTTCGGGGTACTCTGTCTCTATGGCACGGTTGGTCTGCTCGACACTCTGCACTTTCGCAAAATCTCTTCAGAGTTGCCTGCCGGTGGAGCCATCCACAGCGTTCTCGATGTGTTGTGCACGCCGTTGATTGCCAGTCGCGAAAAAACCTATTCCGCGCCGCTCGCCATCCAGCAGTTCAGTAAAGAGAACGTCACCAGTCCGGACGGCAAACAAACGCGTGAGTATCCACGCTTGCAGTTCGCCGGCAGTACGTTGCAAGGGCAACATGAACAGCCGTCCGATATCCGCACCAAGCTAAGGGTCGGCGTGCTGTGGGGAGTCGGTCTCGGCTTGCCCTTGTTCATTTTGGTGCGTTGGGCAACGGGACGTGTAGGAGCAGGAAGCTTCGCATTCGTCGTGGCTATCGCTTTGGCCGCCATTGCCGCGCTCAGTCCGCATTACCATTTACTCGGCACGGACAAGACCGGGCAGGATGTGTTCTACGTCGCGCTGAAAAGTGTGCGTACCGGCTTGGTCATTGGCACGCTCACCACGCTGATCGTTACTCCCTTCGCCATTCTCTGTGGGGTGCTAGCCGGATACTTCGGCGGCTGGGTGGACGATATCATCCAATATGTCTATTCGACCTTGGAATCGATCCCGGACATCCTGTTGATCGCCGCCGCGATGCTCATTTTTCAGGTCGGTCTCACAGAAGAAGAGACCATCGTTTCGGCGGACAAGCGCCTTGTTTACCTGTGCGTCATCATGGGCATCACATCATGGACGGGGTTGTGTCGCCTGCTACGCGCCGAAGTGCTCAAGCTACGCGAGATCGAATACGTACAAGCGGCAGATGCCTTCGGCGTCAATCGCATGCACATCATTCTCCGGCATCTAGTGCCCAACGTCATGCACATCGTGTTGATTTCCATCGTGCTGCGCTTCAGTGGGCTCGTCCTTGCCGAAGCCGTGCTGGCCTACGTCGGCATCGGCGTCGATCCTTCCATGCAATCCTGGGGCAACATGATTAACCAAGCGCGTCTGGAACTCGCCCGCGAGCCAGTGGTGTGGTGGAATCTCTTTGCGGCCTTCGTGTTCATGCTCGGGCTGGTGCTGCCCGCTAATTTATTCGGCGATGCCGTCCGTGACGCCCTCGATCCTCGCCTGCGGACACGGTGA
- a CDS encoding ABC transporter permease, which produces MARTHLGQKRVTPDQIDQWKREHSLDLPYFYNAGWRRIGSLAARAKDNTVEFSTAGEGQYALVIETPTAPKSPQQSTIRLQGNPPDRLVLPDGFDAQGKRTLPTNVASLRIPFQIGAASSPDQGLPTLTLAFSLESPTPVHRVLLEYQGEIGPLARFTQTIFYQRSVQMLFFQYGKSDDGKIIGDEVLKRIAPSLSITVPVLLLGLLIDVVFSMLLAVYRGTYLDYWGVTLCVLLMSISGLFYITAGQAVFAKELRLVPISGFDYGAYAFKFIALPIVIAVVSGLGGSIRFHRTIFLEEINKDYVRTARAKGLPERSVLFIHTLKNALLPILTGLVLSLPFLYAGSLLLESFFAIPGMGSYMLDAIQKQDFAVVQSMVSLGSFLYVVGLLLTDISYTLADPRVRLE; this is translated from the coding sequence ATGGCGCGGACGCACCTGGGCCAGAAGCGCGTGACACCCGACCAGATCGACCAGTGGAAACGCGAACATTCCCTCGATCTCCCCTATTTCTACAATGCCGGGTGGCGGCGGATCGGTTCTTTGGCAGCACGCGCCAAGGACAACACCGTGGAATTCTCCACTGCTGGGGAGGGACAGTACGCCTTGGTTATCGAAACGCCCACCGCGCCGAAGAGCCCTCAACAGAGTACGATTCGCCTGCAGGGCAATCCGCCGGACCGACTCGTGCTACCCGACGGCTTCGACGCGCAAGGAAAGCGCACCCTTCCTACGAATGTTGCCTCCCTGCGGATTCCTTTTCAGATTGGCGCTGCCTCCTCTCCAGACCAAGGGCTGCCGACACTGACCCTCGCCTTTTCCTTGGAGTCGCCTACTCCGGTCCATCGCGTGTTGCTGGAGTATCAGGGCGAGATTGGGCCTCTGGCGCGCTTCACGCAGACGATTTTCTACCAGCGGTCAGTGCAGATGTTGTTCTTCCAATACGGCAAGTCGGACGATGGCAAGATCATCGGCGATGAAGTGCTGAAACGCATCGCTCCGAGCCTCAGCATCACCGTGCCCGTGCTGCTGCTCGGGCTCCTGATCGATGTGGTCTTCTCTATGTTGCTGGCGGTCTATCGCGGCACCTATTTGGACTATTGGGGCGTGACGTTGTGCGTGTTGCTCATGTCCATCTCCGGATTGTTTTACATTACCGCCGGGCAGGCCGTGTTCGCGAAGGAGTTGCGGCTGGTGCCGATCTCGGGATTCGATTATGGCGCCTATGCGTTCAAGTTCATCGCCTTGCCGATCGTCATCGCCGTGGTCTCCGGCTTGGGCGGCAGCATTCGCTTTCATCGCACGATTTTTCTGGAAGAGATCAATAAAGATTATGTCCGCACCGCGCGGGCGAAAGGCTTGCCGGAGCGGTCGGTGTTGTTCATCCATACCCTCAAGAACGCGCTCTTGCCGATTCTCACCGGACTGGTGCTGAGCTTGCCGTTTCTGTACGCGGGGAGTTTGTTACTGGAGTCCTTCTTTGCCATTCCCGGTATGGGCTCGTACATGCTTGACGCGATTCAGAAGCAGGACTTCGCCGTCGTGCAGTCCATGGTATCGCTGGGATCGTTTCTCTATGTCGTGGGTCTGTTGTTGACGGATATTAGTTATACGTTAGCGGACCCGCGCGTGCGGCTGGAGTAG